A region of the Bacillota bacterium genome:
GAGCCTCCGCAGGTAGTCGGCTTCGCGCTCGGACGCAAGCGTCGTGTCACACAGGAAAAGGCCGATTCCCTCGCGATACAGCACCCTCTCGGCCCCGCGCGCCACGTTCATGAAGAACTCGTTGGTGATGGCGGGCACCATGTAGCCGACGAGATAGGATCGCTTGGTGTACAGGCTCCTCGCTGCGAGGTTCGGTTCGAACCCGAGTTCCGCCATTGCCTTGAGGACCCGCTGGCGCGTCTCTTCGCTGACTTTGGGGACGTTGTTCACCACGTTAGAGACGGTCGTGTGCGAGACCCCGGCCTTCCTTGCAACATCTCGAATGGTTGCCGCCATCATGGCCACTCCTTTGTCTGCCATTCCAGGCCGTGCCCACGTGACTTAGACCGCACACGTGACGTGAACCCCGACAGCGTTGCTTTGGGAACGGGCACCGCCGTCTTCAGGAGACCTGGCCGGCTGCCAGGTGGATGAGCTCACATCCTGGCGTTGCACGGTAAACACATCGATACTTCAATTCTATACCACCTCATTCATGCCGTCAATGACGTTGGCGCCGCTATCGGCTTGGCATTGCCCGAACCGGATTCGAACTGCGTCTGGTGGATCGTCTCAGCGTAGCGAGGCCGTGTAGCAAGCCACGCGTTGATGGCTCCATGTGGCATTCCAGGTCGCGCTCGAAGGACTTGACAGGCAGATCCACTCATGGTACACTCAAGGTAAGTTGACCGGTAAACAGCATGGAAACCGATCCGGGCTCCGCTTTCTTGCGAGTTGCAAGTCGCGTATCGAGGTCCGCCGACCGAGGTCGGGCTGGAACTAGAAACGATCTCACTAGAAACGATCTCAAAGGGTGGGGAGTCAATGCCAGACCTGCGTGAGCGAAGCATCGAAATCATCCGCCGCAACCAAGCGCCGAGCGGTGCATACGTGGCCTGTCCGCACTTCGCTCCTTACAGGTTCTGCTGGCTGCGGGACGGTACCTTCACCGCGTACGCCATGGACCGGGCGGGCCAACACGACTCCGCTCGCCGGTTCTACCTTTGGGTGGGCTCGGTCCTGCGTCAGGGAGCCGCGCGAGTGGACCGTATAGCCCGCGTCGTGGAGCAGGGGGGCACCCCTTCCTCGAAGGACATGCTCCCTACGCGCTACCGGCTGGATGGAGCTCCGGAGGACGACTCCTGGCCCAACTTCCAGTTGGACGGATACGGGACTTGGCTGTGGGGCCTTGCCCAACACGTGCGGATGACAGGCGATGTCGGGCTGGTAGATAGGCTCAACGACTGCGTAAGCCTTACTCTCAGGTACATCTCTCTTTGTTGGAGGATGCCCAACTACGATTGTTGGGAGGAGTTCGGCGATCGGCTCCATCCCGCCACCCTGGCTTGCTTATACGGAGGGCTGACGGCCGCACGGAATCTCGTCAAGCAGGACGAAGCGGAGAAGGCCACCAGACTAGCGGGAGACATCCGCGACTACATACTGAGAAACGGCGTGCTGGACCGTGGCGCGTTCGGAAGACGGTTCGCGAAGTCCGTAGGAAACTCAAGCATAGACGCGAGCCTTCTGTGGCTTGCCGTGCCTTTCGCTGCCGTGGATCCGGTCGACCCGATCATGATATGCACAGTGGATGAGATCGAGCGACACCTCTACCATCGAGGAGTCCACCGCTACCCAGAGGACACCTACTACGGCGGTGGTGAGTGGCCGCTCCTGGCATGTTGGCTCGGCTGGTACTATTGCCTAACGGGACGGCCCAGCCTTGCCGCGCCGATTCTGGATTGGGTCGAGGGCTGCGCAGACGAACGCGGCGAGCTTCCGGAGCAGGTGAGCGACCACGTGAACGACCCAGAATACGTGGGCGTATGGGTGGAGCGCTGGGGTCCGGTGGCCAGGCCCTTGCTTTGGTCCCACGCAATGTACCTGGTTCTGTCGCACGAAGTTGCGGAACTTGATGGAAGGGATACGGACGCTTCGGCACTGAGGCTCGTGTCAAGGGGGTGAATGAGAGGAAACGCGATGCAATCAGGGGGTCTGTGCAGGGAGTCGGGCAGTGCAGACAGAAGACATACTGTGACGCCAGGGAGGGATACGAGACCATGCGACAGAGGTTGAGTGTTGTCATGCTCGTCGCGCTCATCGTGTTACTGGGTGTATCCACTGCGGAGGGAACCGAGGCGCCTGTTTCGTCGCTTACAGATCCGGTGGACGATGATTATGGACCAGGGACGTATGTCTACCCGACGAACTCCGTTTTCTTCCCGGGGGCATTCGACATCGTGAAATTCGAGGTGTACAAGGAAGCCGACGAGGCGCGGTTCGAGATCACCCTGGCCAAGCCCATCGCGAACCCTTGGGGCGGTCCGAACGGCGTCAGTGTGGAGATGTTCCACATCTACGTGGACAGCGAGAAGTCTTCGGGATTTGCCGAGTGTGTGCCCGGGGCCAACGTGGCGTTCGCGGAAGACTCCCTCTGGGACAAGGCAGTGCTCTGTGAGGGAGGGTGGGGCACCGAGGTCGAGGACATCATGGCGGGGCTTGTGGACGACGAGATGCGATCGTGCATACACGTGGCGAAGAAGGCGAGCGTTGTCGGGAATACCATAAGGATTTGGGTCCCACTTTCGTGGCTGGGGACGCCGTCTCCAGGTTGGGGGTACCAGGTCCTCCTCATGGGGCAGGAAGGCAGCAAAGACGTGATGGATGGTATCAAGGTTCGGAGGGTTCTCCGTGAGAGGACGGAGTGGCAATTCGGAGGGAGCGACGAAAGCGGGTACCACCCGAATGTCCTGGACATGCTGACCAAGCCTGGGGTGGACCAGAGGGCGATTCTGAGCTCATATAGCAAGGACAAGGACACGTTCGCGATCGTTTCTCATGTCTACCCGTGATCCTGTCGCATCGGGAGGGGCCCGGGGCAGGCCATCGTGACCGGGCGCGATCGGCTCAAACGTCCGAAGCGCTGGCCCCGCCCCCTCCCGCTGGCTCCGCTGCCCTAGCCGCGGACGGAGTTCGCCGCCTCCGCGCAGAGTTAGACGGGGAGATACAGCGGGACGGAGGTGAACCTGAGTGCGAAGGGCTTTACTGAATGCTGTGTGCGTTCTCTTGGCGCTCGCGGCTTCGTGCAGCGTGGCACGAGCCGCCCAGACGAGCACGACCTACACGCTG
Encoded here:
- a CDS encoding glycoside hydrolase family 15 protein; protein product: MPDLRERSIEIIRRNQAPSGAYVACPHFAPYRFCWLRDGTFTAYAMDRAGQHDSARRFYLWVGSVLRQGAARVDRIARVVEQGGTPSSKDMLPTRYRLDGAPEDDSWPNFQLDGYGTWLWGLAQHVRMTGDVGLVDRLNDCVSLTLRYISLCWRMPNYDCWEEFGDRLHPATLACLYGGLTAARNLVKQDEAEKATRLAGDIRDYILRNGVLDRGAFGRRFAKSVGNSSIDASLLWLAVPFAAVDPVDPIMICTVDEIERHLYHRGVHRYPEDTYYGGGEWPLLACWLGWYYCLTGRPSLAAPILDWVEGCADERGELPEQVSDHVNDPEYVGVWVERWGPVARPLLWSHAMYLVLSHEVAELDGRDTDASALRLVSRG